Genomic segment of Candidatus Aegiribacteria sp.:
ATACAGCGCTCTTACGATTGTTATCATCAGTCTTTCCGGCTGGATTATATTCGGTGAAAAACTTAAGAAGCGAGAAAGGTTTGCCGTGACATTGACAGTAGCAGCGCTGATCCTGGTAAATCTGCATTCATGAGTAAAACTACACTTACCGCAGCTGAAAGAACCGGTTTGCTGGGCACCCAGTCAATCGGCAGGCTTCTGTTCAGGCTCTCCGGTCCTGCCATGGCCGGAATGCTTGTTAACTCCATGTACAATCTTGTCGACACGATCTTTGTCGGCAAGGGAGTAGGTACTCTCGCGCTTGCGGCTCTTGCAGTCTGTTTTCCCGTTCAGATGTTCCTGCTTGCGGTTGCTCAGACCGTCGGGATTGGCTCTGCGTCAATAATCTCAAGAAAACTTGGCGCGGGTCTGGAGAAGGAAGCGGGCAGAATCGCCGGCGGTTCATTCGTACTTGTAGCTATGCTCGGACTTGGTATCTCCGCAGCCGGTCTTCTTTTCCTTGACCCTGTACTCAGGCTGTTCGGAGCCAGCGACCAGATACTCCCATATGGAAGGGATTACCTCTCAATAATTCTATTCGGGGGAATCTTCACTGCTATAACAGTATGCTCCAACAATATCGCTAGATCGGAAGGAAATGCCAGAGTAGCGATGATCAGCATGTTCATCGGCGCGGGCGTGAATATCGCTCTTGACCCCATATTCATCTTCGGTTTCGGAATGGGCATCAGAGGCGCTGCTATCGCTACGGTAATAGGGAAGATCTGCGCCTTTACCTGGATCATGAGGTACTTCATTACCGGAAAGAGCCATCTGAAATTCAACAGCAGCCATCTCCTGCCCGGATTGCGGCAGTGCTTGAATATTCTCAGAACAGGCTCACCGTCATTTGCACGGGTAGCAGCAGGAAGTGTCCTTGCCATAGCCGTGAATAACACGATCATGCACTACGGGCATGAAGTTCATCTTGCTATTCTGGGTGTAACCAACAGGATGATGATTTTCGCACTGATGCCGCTGTTCGGACTTGTGCAGGGTCTTCAGCCGGTAGTCGGTTATAACTATGGAGCGAAGATGTACGGGAGAGTCATGAAGTCCTTGAAGTACGCGATTGTATCGGCAACTCTTCTGTGTACAGCCTACTGGCTTCTTTTCGAGTTGGCTCCGGGGTTCATGCTGAGCATGTTCAGCAACGATTCCGAGCTTATCTCTTCGGGGGCCGGTATTTTCCGAATTCTCGTTGCATTGATGCCGTTAATCGGATTCCAGGTAATGGGAGCAGGTGTATTCCAGGCTCTGGGTAAGTCGGCTACTGCGCTTCTTTTATCGGTCTCGAGACAGATTCTTTTCCTTGTACCTCTTACTCTTCTCCTTCCTCTCCTTATCCGGCCTTCATTGAATGGCGTATGGTTCGCGTTCCCTGCAGCTGATCTTCTTGCGGCAACTGTAACAGGTCTCTTCTTCTACAGAGAGATCAGGAAGATGAAATCGTTAATCTGACAATTCGAATTCCGTTCAGCAGTATTGACTTGACACAATTTCATTCGTAAAACTGGTTCATTGATAATTCACATATTCGTCGGGGAGGAAACATGAAATTAATTACAATCTGTTTAGTGTTTACAGCAGTTTTCGCGGCTGCTTCAACGATCAGCACTCCTCACCAGGCAGCAAGCAGATCGGAGTAATAGATGAGAATATCACTCTCACTAATTCTACTCTGGGTGCTGTCCTCATATGCTTTCCCCTTTCGAATTGGCCCATCAACCACATATTTGATCCCGGGATCCGGGACACTGGGTGAAATGCAAAGTGTACCTTATGAACAAAGCATTTCAAGTATTCTATTCTGTAATTCTGAATTGTTTTTATTTGGATTGCAGATTACTTCAAGTGTTTCAGAAGACTATAGTATCGATATTGCTGGTCATTGGCATGATTATGAACCCCATTACATTACACCGCCTGAATATGACCACTATCCTCTTGATCGATCCGGCAGTCTTGCATTGTATTCTCTAGGTATTAAAAGATCACTCGGAGACTTCAATGCAAAGTTATGTGCAGAAGCGTACTATTTCAGTGAATCCTGGAATAATCCATATACAGGAATTGGTGAATCAATCGATTCCCTGGCCTTCGGTCCCGCTGTGAATATCGCAGCAGTTATGGAGTTATCTCCTGGTGTCTTTGAGTTTGGAATGGGTTTAACATTTCCTGAATTCAGTAATGTCTGGGGCATGATTTCCCTCTCATTTCTTCTACCATAGAATCAGCCTGCCGTGCGCTTGAGTACCGTAAGCCTGAGTAGTTGTTCCGCTGTTAATTCATGAGTCACATGGTTCTGTTTTCCAGAACTCAGGTATTGCCATACTAATTCCTCCAATGTAGGATTCTCATTAATGATTCTGCTGAGCCTCTTCAGGAGCTGAGTCCTTGAATGGTTAGACTATTCTGGATGGACACTGGTTCATTGATAATTCACATATTCGTCGGGGAGGAAACATGAAATTAATTACAATCTGTTTAGTGTTTACAGCAGTTTTCGCGGCTGCTTCAACGATCAGCACTCCTCACCAGGCGGCGAGTATGGTTTTCAATGATATTCTTGATGGTGAGGTGGATGGGAAATCTATTCTTTCACTTGAAAGAATGCTGACCGCAGGTGAAACGCTTGGAACCTGGCATGAGGATATAACGGTTCCTGTTAACGGCTACCTTGTCCTCATTGATGATATGGCTTACGCGAACTGGGAGCATCCGTGCCGCTGGGTCTTTGTTTCTGCAGAGGGCGAAATGGAGATCATAAGACTTATGACTCCGCCTGATGCCCTGCCGGAAATGGCAATGGAATACACCTGTCTTCCCCCTCCAGCTGACTTCAAGGATCAATACGAAGATTTCATTGCCTGGTTCATACCAAATGTTCAGTCATCTCCTGAAAATGCTGAACATATGTATGCATGGATTATTTCCGGAGGATACAATTCCGGTAACAATCATATCCGATATTATGGCGATGTGCAGTTCGTATATAATGTTCTGCATCGTGACTATCTTATTCCTGATGATCATATAATCGTGTGCTTCTCTGATGGACTTAATCCCGCTCCTGACCAGTCGGGCGGTTTGAACTCCAATCCTGATTTCGATGCTGATGGCGACAATGATATTAATTACGATGCTACTTACTCAGGTGTTGTCAGTGGTTTCAATGATATCAAAGCCATGCTTGGCGCAGATGATCATCTTCTTCTTTATACAACGGACCATGGAGGCCAAGGTAAGTTCGACAGCCCCCCTGAAGTAATTCTCAATCTCTGGAACACCGAATACCTGGATGATGATGTTATTCAGGTTATGCTATCCGAACTTACAGCCTACTCCGTTCACACTGTCATGGAACAATGCTATTCCGGAGGGTTCCTTCTGGAAGTGCTGGCCGGTACGACTTCTATGCCCAGCTCTTTCACTTCAGCCGCAAACGGATACGAGTCAAGCTGGTCAGGAGCCACTTATCCGGAGTATGACGAATGGGTTTATTACTGGACAGGTTCGATGCATGGAACTGTCCCGCCAACATCAGGTTTGCCGGGAGGACCCTTACCCGGTAATCCGGATATGAACTCTGACGGTGTAGTTTCTTTCTGGGAAGCTGCAGACAGGGCACTTGCATGGGATACCGCAGGTGAGCACCCGCAGTGGGATGATGATCCTGATTCGTGCGGAGAGGAATACTACCTCGGCGGAAAGATCTCTGTGGGAATCGGAAATGGCAGGACACCGATCCTTCCGACAACCGGTAATATAAACCTGGCATGTAATCCTGTATTATCCGTATCTACCCTTTTGATCCGCATAGACAATTCCTGTAGAGTCGAAATCTCCGTATACGATATGGCCGGTCATATAATTGAAACTCTGCTCAGCGAAGAACTGGCTGCAGGTGAACATTCACTTGTCTGGGACACAGAACATCTTGCGTCCGGAACTTACCTGGTGAGATTCAGAGCGGATGATTTCATTGAAAGCATAAAAGCGGTTAAGATCTGATCTTACTTATCAAGAAAAAGAGCGGGGGGAAGAGCGGGGGGAGCATTACTGCTCCTCCCGCTCTTCTCTGTCTACCTGTTCATTTATATCTGTTGCAGAATCTCTTCAAGCGCGGTTACGTACTGTCCAATAGTAGGCGTGGTTCCGACTATCCTGTTAATTTCGGTTCCGTCAGCTTTTGCTATTACGATGCAGGGAATTGCTGATACGCTGTATTGCGCGGCATAAGGTCCGCCTGCAGGGCTGTCGACATCCAGCCTTAAAAGAACGAAGTTGGAAAGTACCGGGTGCATCTCTTCACTTGTAAAATACTCTTCCCCGAGAGTTACGCACGGACCGCACCAGTCGGCGTACATGTCAATCAAAAGCGGTTTGCCCGATGTTTCCGCCTCAGCGCTGGCTGCGTTGAAATCATCATTGAACCAAACCAGTTCTCCGAGAGGCCCGCTGCCGCTTTCTGTAACAGGTCCGTCATTCTCAGCCTGGCCACAGGCCATTGAAAGCATTCCGGCAAGCATGAGCACTGTCAAATTCTTTTTCATTTTCATCCTTTCAGGATATGTACATGTTCTGGATACAGCGTATATATACAAAAATATTCACGTATTGTTCCATATGTAACTAATAGGAGCTATTTATGAGACCGGTTACGCCTCTTTTAACTGTTGACGCAATAATCGAAATGCCGGACGGACGGATAGTTCTCATAAAACGGAAATATCCTCCAGCAGGCTGGGCGCTTCCCGGAGGGTTTGTCGATCCCGGGGAAAGCCTTGCCGAAGCTGTAAGAAGAGAAGCGTTCGAGGAGACATCACTGAATATCGAAGCCGTTCAATTATTTCACATCTATTCAAAGCCCTGGCGCGATCCCAGAGGTGATACTGTCAGCGTGGTTTACTGCTGCAGGGCTTTCGGTATTCCCTCAGGAGGAGATGACGCTGCTGTAGCTGAAGCTTTCAGCCCGGAATCTTTTCCTCCCGACATTACTTTTGATCACGGGAAAATCCTTAATCAGTTTCTTGATTGGAAGAGAACAGGCAAACTGCCTTCGGTAGAAGAATAGGTTCTGTGCATAAAAGGAGACTGAATGGAAGATTGTGTTTTTTGTCAGATAGTGGCAGGTCAAAGTCCCGCTAGTATTTTCTATGAGGATGATGTTGTGCTTGGGTTCATGACGCTTGGCCCTGTAACCCAAGGGCATGCAATGATTATTCCCAAGAAACATATTACTTACATGAAAGATATGGATGAGGAGACAGGAGCCCATCTTTTCCGTATTACACAAAGAACAGCCGCGGCTATTCGGTCTTCAGGCGTTAAATGTGAAGGTATTAATTTATTCCTGGCGGATGGGGAAGCGGCATTCCAAGAGATATTTCATTTGCATATACATGTCTTTCCGCGATACAGAGGAGACTCCTTCAAGCTGGTCGCTGATTGGGACAAGAAACCTAAGAGACAGGAACTCGATGAGATAGCGCGACAAATTAAGGCAGCATACGATCAGCTGTGGTTAAATGATAAGAAGACCAGCACATAACAATCGAATCAACGCGGGCTGGCAAAACTACGCTACTACGTACAAGGTTTACACCAGCCGGTTATGCGAGCCGATTACTTCATAGTATAACGAAGTCTATTCTCCGGTTCTCTGCTTTTCCCTGCGGGGTGGAGTTTGAAGCTATCGGGCTGGACTCACCCATTCCACTCGTTGAAAGTCTATCCGGGGCAATACCATGCTGAATAAGATAGTTCTTGACACTCTGTGCTCTGCGCAGACTGAGATCCTGATTCATGGAAGAGCTTCCATCTGAATCGGTGTGACCAACAACTTGCACAGTCACCCCGGAGTTATCTTTCAGCAGCGATACCACCTCGTCAAGGATACCATAGGATATAAGCTGGATGACATCACTTCCGCTGTTGAAATATATGCTGGCGAAACTAAGCGTTTCTCCACTTTCCAGAGCCGGATTCATAGTGAAATCAGCGACGGTCATTGCGCCACCGGATACTGATACTGTCTTAACCGATTCGATGTACCCTTCAGATCTTGCCCGGATAGACCAGGTTCCGTCCGGAAGATTCATACTGAATGCGCCTGAAGCGCTGGAAGCAGCTGTCACGTTGCTTCCTTCAACCGAAATAGAAGCTGTTATCGGAAATCCCGTACTGTTGTCACTGACAGTTCCGGAGACCTGCCCTTCCGTAGGAGTGGATCGATTAAGCCGAAAATCAACAGGAACGGATTCATTATCCGGAATAACAAGAGTTGCTGAAGAGGGAATGTAACCTTCAGCCTCAGCCCTGGCAATAATCGTTCCGACAGTAACAGGCGCAGAAAAAAACCGGTGACGGGATCAGACGATGTAGGAGAAATGGGTTTCCCGGGGAAAGAGACTGAGCCGGACAGAGGCAAACCTGTTTCATCATCAAGGATTGTCCCAACCACCCTGCCAATTCCGGAACTGGTCCTAACGCTGAGATGGGAATCGAAACCCAGAGCCATCATTACACTCCAGTCCCCTGGAACACCATCTGGAAGCGGAAGTTTCCCTGTCTTGTATGGATCGGCTTCCTCACGGTTATAATCA
This window contains:
- a CDS encoding MATE family efflux transporter, yielding MSKTTLTAAERTGLLGTQSIGRLLFRLSGPAMAGMLVNSMYNLVDTIFVGKGVGTLALAALAVCFPVQMFLLAVAQTVGIGSASIISRKLGAGLEKEAGRIAGGSFVLVAMLGLGISAAGLLFLDPVLRLFGASDQILPYGRDYLSIILFGGIFTAITVCSNNIARSEGNARVAMISMFIGAGVNIALDPIFIFGFGMGIRGAAIATVIGKICAFTWIMRYFITGKSHLKFNSSHLLPGLRQCLNILRTGSPSFARVAAGSVLAIAVNNTIMHYGHEVHLAILGVTNRMMIFALMPLFGLVQGLQPVVGYNYGAKMYGRVMKSLKYAIVSATLLCTAYWLLFELAPGFMLSMFSNDSELISSGAGIFRILVALMPLIGFQVMGAGVFQALGKSATALLLSVSRQILFLVPLTLLLPLLIRPSLNGVWFAFPAADLLAATVTGLFFYREIRKMKSLI
- a CDS encoding T9SS type A sorting domain-containing protein, which translates into the protein MKLITICLVFTAVFAAASTISTPHQAASMVFNDILDGEVDGKSILSLERMLTAGETLGTWHEDITVPVNGYLVLIDDMAYANWEHPCRWVFVSAEGEMEIIRLMTPPDALPEMAMEYTCLPPPADFKDQYEDFIAWFIPNVQSSPENAEHMYAWIISGGYNSGNNHIRYYGDVQFVYNVLHRDYLIPDDHIIVCFSDGLNPAPDQSGGLNSNPDFDADGDNDINYDATYSGVVSGFNDIKAMLGADDHLLLYTTDHGGQGKFDSPPEVILNLWNTEYLDDDVIQVMLSELTAYSVHTVMEQCYSGGFLLEVLAGTTSMPSSFTSAANGYESSWSGATYPEYDEWVYYWTGSMHGTVPPTSGLPGGPLPGNPDMNSDGVVSFWEAADRALAWDTAGEHPQWDDDPDSCGEEYYLGGKISVGIGNGRTPILPTTGNINLACNPVLSVSTLLIRIDNSCRVEISVYDMAGHIIETLLSEELAAGEHSLVWDTEHLASGTYLVRFRADDFIESIKAVKI
- a CDS encoding thioredoxin family protein — protein: MKKNLTVLMLAGMLSMACGQAENDGPVTESGSGPLGELVWFNDDFNAASAEAETSGKPLLIDMYADWCGPCVTLGEEYFTSEEMHPVLSNFVLLRLDVDSPAGGPYAAQYSVSAIPCIVIAKADGTEINRIVGTTPTIGQYVTALEEILQQI
- a CDS encoding NUDIX hydrolase — protein: MRPVTPLLTVDAIIEMPDGRIVLIKRKYPPAGWALPGGFVDPGESLAEAVRREAFEETSLNIEAVQLFHIYSKPWRDPRGDTVSVVYCCRAFGIPSGGDDAAVAEAFSPESFPPDITFDHGKILNQFLDWKRTGKLPSVEE
- a CDS encoding HIT family protein, whose amino-acid sequence is MEDCVFCQIVAGQSPASIFYEDDVVLGFMTLGPVTQGHAMIIPKKHITYMKDMDEETGAHLFRITQRTAAAIRSSGVKCEGINLFLADGEAAFQEIFHLHIHVFPRYRGDSFKLVADWDKKPKRQELDEIARQIKAAYDQLWLNDKKTST
- a CDS encoding OmpA family protein, which produces MTAASSASGAFSMNLPDGTWSIRARSEGYIESVKTVSVSGGAMTVADFTMNPALESGETLSFASIYFNSGSDVIQLISYGILDEVVSLLKDNSGVTVQVVGHTDSDGSSSMNQDLSLRRAQSVKNYLIQHGIAPDRLSTSGMGESSPIASNSTPQGKAENRRIDFVIL